One segment of Thermococcus sp. DNA contains the following:
- the tuf gene encoding translation elongation factor EF-1 subunit alpha yields MAKEKPHINIVFIGHVDHGKSTTVGRLLFDSKNIPENIIQKFEQMGEKGKSFKFAWVMDRLKEERERGITIDVAHTKFETPHRYITIIDAPGHRDFVKNMITGASQADAAVLVVAATDGVMPQTKEHAFLARTLGINYMIVSINKMDMVNYDEKKFKQVADQVKKLLMMLGYKNVQVIPTSAWEGDNVVTKSDKMPWYNGPTLFEALDQIPEPPKPTDKPLRIPIQDVYSIKGVGTVPVGRVETGVLKVGDVILFEPASTIFHKDIKGEVKSIEMHHESMPAAYPGDNIGFNVRGVGKNDIKRGDVAGHTDTPPTVVRPKDTFKAQIIVLNHPTAITVGYTPVLHAHTLQVAVRFEELLAKLDPKTGNVVEQNPQFIKTGDSAIVVLRPTKPMVIEPVKEIPQMGRFAIRDMGQTVAAGMVISVQKAE; encoded by the coding sequence AGCAAGAACATCCCGGAGAACATCATCCAGAAGTTCGAGCAGATGGGTGAGAAGGGCAAGTCCTTCAAGTTCGCCTGGGTCATGGACAGGCTCAAGGAGGAGCGCGAGAGGGGTATCACCATCGACGTCGCCCACACCAAGTTCGAGACCCCGCACAGGTACATCACCATCATCGACGCTCCGGGCCACAGGGACTTCGTTAAGAACATGATCACCGGTGCCAGCCAGGCCGACGCCGCCGTTCTCGTCGTCGCCGCCACCGACGGTGTCATGCCGCAGACCAAGGAGCACGCCTTCCTTGCAAGGACCCTTGGTATCAACTATATGATAGTCTCCATCAACAAGATGGACATGGTCAACTACGACGAGAAGAAGTTCAAGCAGGTTGCCGACCAGGTTAAGAAGCTCCTCATGATGCTCGGTTACAAGAACGTTCAGGTCATCCCGACCAGCGCTTGGGAGGGTGACAACGTCGTTACCAAGAGCGACAAGATGCCCTGGTACAACGGCCCGACCCTCTTCGAGGCCCTCGACCAGATACCGGAGCCGCCGAAGCCGACCGACAAGCCGCTCCGCATTCCGATCCAGGACGTCTACTCCATCAAGGGTGTCGGTACCGTTCCAGTCGGCCGTGTCGAAACCGGTGTCCTCAAGGTCGGTGATGTTATACTCTTCGAGCCGGCCAGCACCATCTTCCACAAGGACATCAAGGGCGAAGTCAAATCCATCGAGATGCATCACGAGTCCATGCCCGCGGCCTATCCAGGTGACAACATCGGATTCAACGTCCGTGGCGTTGGTAAGAACGACATAAAGCGCGGTGACGTTGCCGGACATACCGACACTCCACCGACCGTCGTCAGGCCGAAGGACACCTTCAAGGCCCAGATCATCGTCCTCAACCACCCGACCGCCATCACCGTCGGCTACACCCCGGTCCTCCATGCACACACCCTCCAGGTCGCCGTCAGGTTTGAGGAGCTCCTTGCCAAGCTCGACCCGAAGACCGGTAACGTCGTGGAGCAGAACCCGCAGTTCATCAAGACCGGTGACTCGGCCATCGTCGTCCTCAGGCCGACCAAGCCGATGGTCATCGAGCCGGTCAAGGAGATCCCGCAGATGGGCAGGTTCGCCATCCGTGACATGGGCCAGACCGTCGCCGCAGGTATGGTTATCTCAGTTCAGAAGGCCGAGTGA